The window TATCAGCGCCGCTTTGGGCCTGGATACCAGCCAGGGTTGGGTCGCCTTGCTGGAAAAGCGCCTGGCACAAGAGGGGTTCGACTACCGGGTGGTCAACGCTTCGATCAGCGGCGACACCAGTGCGGGCGGCCTCGCACGGCTGCCGGCGTTGCTGGCGGAGCATCGTCCAGACCTAGTGATTTTCGAACTGGGCGGCAACGATGGTCTGCGCGGTCAGCCCCCGGCGCAATTGCAACAGAATCTTGCCGCGATGATCGACAGTGCTCGCAGCAACGGCGCCAAGGTGTTGTTGTTGGGTATGCGTTTGCCGCCCAATTATGGTGAGCGCTACACCCATGCCTT is drawn from Pseudomonas cavernae and contains these coding sequences:
- a CDS encoding arylesterase, whose translation is MRSWWLGSALMLLLWAQGAVAGTVLVVGDSISAALGLDTSQGWVALLEKRLAQEGFDYRVVNASISGDTSAGGLARLPALLAEHRPDLVIFELGGNDGLRGQPPAQLQQNLAAMIDSARSNGAKVLLLGMRLPPNYGERYTHAFAEVFQALAEQKQVSLVPFFLEGVGGVPGMIQADGIHPTATAQPRLLDNLWPTLKPLL